The nucleotide sequence TCTTGTCATCACAGGGATTCTGAAGATGAAGCAAGGATCTGATAAGGACTAACCTTTACTTAAACCCCAACTCCCATAGGACCTCATCCACCTGAGTTCCACCCTAACCTGCCATAGTGGGCTTCGCTCTTGAGGGAAAAGTTCAAAGTACTTTTGTGCAAGAGGGACAGGTGGAAGAGTCTGTAGACGCAGCCGCGTCCAGCACTGGAGAAAGCGCACCAGGCTCTCGAAGGTGTACAGGCCCAGCCGGTCATTTCCATAGTTGGACAGGTGAGTCATAAAGATGCTGATCTGCAAGGTGACCTTATGTTAGATTTAGAGAGCCTAACCCACCTCAGAATCAGGAGCCTCAGTCTGCAAACATTTTGGCTCTCAGTCTTttagctcttttttttcccccgaggtagggtctcactctagcccaggctgacctggaattcactgtgtagtctcagggtggcctcgaactcacggcgatcctcctacctctgcctcccgagtgctgggattagaggcgtgcgccaccacgcccggctcttttagCTCTTCTTGCCACCTTACCGGATTAAGCAGCACTGTCAAAAAGAGCTCTCCACCTCGGATGCTCCGGTCTAGTTCACGAGAACCTCCAGGATACTCATTGTAGAAGATTGTATGCGTGAACAGGCCACATGTCTGACGGGGGAGCACCTAAGAGGCAAAGAGGACACAAGAACAGATGAGACAGGAAAGGTAGAATGGAAAATAGATGAAGGAAAAGTCAGTCATAGGGATTTCCTGGGTTTGTAGAACACCTAGTGTGAGGATGGGGAGGtacctcagtagttaaaggcccttgcttgcaagcctgccagcccaggcttgattccctagcatccacgtAGTCACATGTGCAAAGTGCCTCAActgtctggagttagtctgcagtggcaagagccaaTGGAATGtgtacactcactctctctaataaataaaacatggtggcgcacacttttaatcccaacactcaggaggcagaggcagaggaacactgtgagtttgaggccagcctgggactacagactgaattccaggtaagcctgggctacagtgagaacctacttcagaaaaaccaaaataacttttaaaaaagaaagcctagCTTTTCAtaattctttaagaaaatattttacttatttttgtgaaagagagagagaatgggcacaccagggcctttagccactgcaaatgaactccagacacatgtgctaccttgtacatccggctttacatgggtactgggtaattgaacttgggtccttagactttgcaggcaaatgtcttaatcactgtgccatctttccagccctatttttcctaatttttagCTTCTATTATGTGGATGAGTTTGAAATGGCAAATTAACAAGTCATGTCAGTGCAGGCTGAAGGCTGTAAGTGTAGAGTTTGATTCAAGTTTGTAGTAGGAGCCCCTCACCATGATGCCATCGTGAATGAAGCCACGGCGGTAGCGGGCAGGGCGGAGATGCGGGTACTCTTCAGTGCTGGTCACCTGGATGCCCCACACAGATTTCCAGGCCTCATAGAGCTGCGTGTGGATGGGGTACACACCCGAGTGGTGGGGGGCCACAGCATACCCCAGATCCGTGGGAATCCCATGCTCCTGGGAATGGCATAGACTCTCACCAGGACCTGGTGAGGTTTGGGGAATAGAGGGTAAAGAGGGTGGGGATGCCTCCACAGAAAGACGACTGGAAAGGGAAGGTTAAGGGTGTTTCATTAGGGGAAGATGAAAAGGAAGCATTATCTTTGGGAGAAAGTATGGGAAAGATTCAAGGGTCTCACCAAAGCAAACTGTTTGTTGAGCCTCATCTGGTCAGCGAGCACAGAACGATTGTGAAACAGGTGTGGCTGCATGTGGCTCCACATGTGGGGAAACCACCAGAACTCTCTGCGGTGCCTCAGGAGCATGTCATccccctcatcctcctcctctgtcCCTGTGACCACACACTAAGAGTTAACCACAACCAGTCAGCCCCAATGTCCCTTGTTTTGTAACAACAGTGACTATCTTCCATCCTTGGGACATTCCTGTCCCCTGCACCAAGGCCCAAGACTTTGTATGTGCCCCACTGTCAACATGCCGTCCAGCCATCCAGCTCCAGCTAACTTCAAGTCCACCACTAGCTCCTCACAGCACTCTGACCCCAAACTTCGCCCCTCTTATCCAGGGGGAACGGTGAAGAGACAGATCAAACTAAAACTGATATGTAGAAGGATCAGGGTTAAGAATAAGCTCACCAGTATGGTAGAATTTGCCCGAGAAGCCCAGGTTGAAGGTAAAGTTGGGGACTATAGTCCTGAGTTTGTTCTGGGTGGTCAACAGAGCCTGAGGAGAGTAGTAGAGACATCAGAGAGAAGGACAAAACAGGCCAGGCgcagtggtgcacgtctttaatcccagcactccagaggcagaggtaggatcaccatgagttcaaggcccccctgagattgAGTCAGCCCGGACTGGAGCGAGATcgtacctcaggaaaaaaaaaaaaaaaaagacaaagcagaTGAAGAACTATAACTGCCACTCTCCTTGCCTGCACAACGCAAAGCACAGGAGCTTTGTACCTATGACAAGCTCAGAATAAAGACAGAGTCTGACAAGCCAGAAACAAATTTCAAGAAAAAACATTTCAGAGATGGCAATACTGACCTCAACATCAGCTACCTTCATGCGAGTACCTTCTTTGCCCACAAAGATGTCATCAATGTCTACTAAGATGTAGCGGTCAAGGTCCAGGCAGAGGCGCTTGCCAGTGAGGTATGCAACAGCATCAACAAAAACAAGTTTGTGGAGCCAAAAAGAAAGGCTGTGGCCAAAGAGCACCCGCTGGATGCCATCATGAAGCCCTAGATCCTGCACGACAGTGGGAAGCCGGGCCCGACGCAGCACTGGTCCTGGTAGTGGGGGCTCAGCTGGCCGAAGGCTGGCAAGAAGCACTGGTTCATATGTACTGTGATTGGATTGGAAGATGGTCCAGTCCTCACCAGGCAGTGGCCCTGGCTCCAAGCGGCTGGGGCGCGTGAGATGCAGTAGGGGGGCAGAAGGATTCACTTGGTAGTCCCGGAGCCCCAAATTTGAGTGTAGAAACAGGGGAAAGCCCTTAAGTTGGGCACTGAGAAGGCTGTGCTCATGGGCTCGGAAAAAGCCAATGATGCCCACGCCATACTCCACACAGTACCGGTCTAGCAGTTCCCGACTCCAGGCATCCAAGTTAACATACTTGAGAAGGTTCTCATAAATAACCAAGACATAGCGGCCACGGGTATGATCAGTCAGCGTGGGCATATCCCCTCGACCAGGTGCCAGCTCAGTGCTGTAACGAAAGCGACTAGACTCCAAGATGGCCACAATCTCCTGCCCCAGCTGAGAATATGCACTTTCCACAAATACAAGGACCACGGGTTCGGTTCGAGCTGTTTCTGGAGGCCTAGGAGGCCGAGGTGGGACTGGAGGCCGCGCAGGGCCAGGGCCAGCTGCCCCACTGCTACTGCAGTCTCCCAAGGGCAGAGGCAGAGGTTCCTTGGCCTTGGGGTTGGTAGACACGTAGTAAGCCAGGAAGcccatggagcccaggctgaaaGCAATCAGCAGCAGTATGAGGCGATGCAGTTCCAGCTGCCGAGCTGGGCGTACCACCTTCCACAGCTGGAGCATGGCGGGGGGATGAGGGAGGGATGGGGACCACCTCGGGGGATGGGAGACAGGAGTTCTGTAGGGTGGAACTATTTGGGGAGGACAGAAAAATAGGACAATAGGGGAATGGATTCCCTCAGGGTCAGTTCCCTGAAGAGATGGATGCAAATCCTCTTAGGCGGTACATGGGGCAGAAAGACAGCAAGGAGTAACTGGACAGAGTCCACTGGTCTCAGGTCACCATGGCCTCCTGGCCCATGCTTCAGGCTGAAAATCTAGCTCCCTCAGCTCAGGTGGAGCTATTCACATCAGAAGTCAGGCAGGTTTGTAGAtctgtaagaaaaagaaattaacgtGAAAGTCTGTCATTAATCCTTCTCCTCCTCATCCTATCTCTCACCTTCAGCTCACTAGATttatcctaaagaaaaaaaaaaaggatccaggcatggtggtgcacgcctttaatccctcagaactcagaaggcagaggttggaggatccacatgactttgaagccaccctaagactacatagtgaattccaggtcagcctgggctaaattgagacTCACCTCTAAAaaccgaaacaaacaaacaaaaaacaaaaagaaaaaaaagtggggtggGAGGAGCTCCTATAGAGGAAGACAAGCTGAGTCCCATACCTTAGAGTCATAGCTTTATCCGTTCCTAGAATACCTAGCACGAATGTCCAAATTCTTGGTTCAAGCCAGAGAAGTGTACTACAACTGCTTATCAAGGGCTAAAAGAGACCAAACAGCCCAGGAAGGTGCAAGTAGGTCTGTTCTGGAAGGAACTGGTTCCCAGTACCGTGACTGAGCAGCTGGCCAATGAGCAGGAGCTATGGTTTCTCTCTAAGAACGGGATGGAGAGCTTCGGAAGTCTCGTGGCCCAACGAAACATCAGATAGGAGGAAACCCACGAGCTTGTTAATCTTCCACATCAATCAAACCCACTATCACACCCAACAGCACCAACGAATCTGCAGTCATGAGGACAGGAGGGTAGGAGAACCTGAGAGGGGAAAGGGTACTACTAGCTACCTGCTTGTTCTATTAGCTTCTGAATCCACAACCTGGAGATTTTCCTTTCTACTGCCTGAGAAAATTTTTCTAACCCTTACCCTTCACCTCATCTGCGCCAGGATTGTGTGGCCCCAAAGCAGACCAAGTTACTAGCACccaagaaagtcagaaaactaagtCTACAGTCTCTTTCTGtccatgccagttctctttccTACAGTAACCAAGGTGGTATTACGTTCTTATTCCAGAATAGCACAGACAGGTCCGAGTTAGCCTGGAATTACAGGAAGGACTGAGTCCTGTTATAGAACAGAGTGACAGATAACAGCAGCAGAAGCTTATATCTTACCAGTCAATAAGAAAGAGTAAGACAATGTGATCAGAAAacagttttaagaaaaaaagaaaaatacattacatacatgcatgaaaatgtcagaaacagaaacaattacattaaaaaaagaaagctgggtgtggtggtgcacacttttaatcccagcccttgggaggcagaggtaggaggatcgctgtgaattcgaggctaccctgagactacattgtgaatttcaggtcagcctgggctagagggagaccctacctcgaaaaacaaaaacaaaagtttcaagccaggcatggtggcgcacgcctttaatcccagcccttgggaggcagaggtaggaggatcgctgttgagttccaggccaccctgacacgacatagtgaattccaggtcagcctgagctagagtgagaccctgcctcaaaaaacaaaacaaaacaaacaaacaaaaaaggttcaAAGAGACCTAACTcggggctttctttctttttatttctttttgtttatttttatttatttatttgagaatgacagagaaagaatgggagtgccagggcctccagtcattgctaatgaactccagatgcatgtgccaccttgtgcatctggcttatgtagggaattgagccttgaacctgggtccttaggcttcacaggcaagcatttaactgctaagccatctctctagctctattgTTTTCATAAATAGACTGCTTCTACGAGTTTCAGTCACTCTTTATCTTAGCTACTCCTAGTAAGCCCTGTGGCTGACAATCCCAGTACACACACCTCAGTGATGAACAGGGAGAGACAGTCTTTCAgaattcagacacaaaatggaagaAGAGCTCAGCTTTGGCCTGGGTATAACTAGTTGACAGGAGAGCTGGGAGAGAGCGTAAAAACCATGATGGGGCTAGAGTCATAGATCAGTGGCAAAGCACACAGAGTGCAGGAGGCTCCTGAATTCAAtctgagaggagagacagacagacagcactgAATTCTAAGAATCAGAGGAAACTAGGGACTCACAGTAGGGAGAAGTCACCAAGGGCAAGGTGGTATCTGGGGCTCTATCACTTACGTCAGTAATAGCTAATATCGCTGAGAGAGTACTACTTGTCAGACATTCTTCCAGGAGCTTTACAGATGGCCTTGACTGATGCTTCATTACAGAGAGCAAATGATAAACACAGAGCATAAACTGTACTTCAGTGTCTTGTGTTTGGTTTTTAGTGCTGGGGATGACCTGGGTTTTGCACATGCCAGGCTAGTATTTATAACCCCGCACCTTGAACTTTAATCTTTTCCCAGGCTACTGGGATGGGCAGTGGGATACTCTCATGTGATGTCAAGCAACGAAGAGCAGCTCCCAGTTAGCCACATGACCAGGTTACAGGACTGACACTCCACAGTGCACTGTGTGGCTAGGCTATCATGCTCAGTAGGTTAAGTGTATCAAATGCATTTCTGACTTAGGATCTCCTCAACTTATGATAAGTTTGTTAGGATGTACATCAGAAAGTATCCGtatttgggctggacagatggcttaatggttaaaaagGTACTTCctagcaaagcctgactgcttgggttcaattccccagtacccatgtaaagccagatgtacatagtggcacaagcacctggagttcattttcaggggctagaggccctggtgtacccttctctctccctctgtaaataaatataaatatatatttaactcatggcaatcctcctacctctgcctcccgaatactgggattaaaggcgtgtgcccccacggcagacatagttttttttttttcttttaaaaaggaagtatCCAGTTAATTTTCATACCAGCTCTAAGAGGTAGGAAAAACCCAGGTGCCATGCTCATTCCCATTTTACCCATGAATAATTTGAGATTCAAAGAAGTTTACTAACTTGCCCAGGATCACACAGCTCAGGCGGTGGAGGAACTGGGATTCAAAGGTCAGGCCTGTCAGGTTCCAGAGCACGGTACTGTTAACCGCTGCATTTTAGCTTCATACCTAGAGAAGACAGCAACATTTAGGGAAGGGGTCATGGGAGAGCTACTGGGGCCGGTGGGGGGCAGGATGATAAATATTGGAAGAGGAACATGTGTTGTCACAGTGGGAAGTTTCTCAAGGGTCATCGGACAAACCGGACAGCAAATAGGAGAGGGCTGAGCGTCTGTGGGCCCGCCAGCTGGAAAGCCAGCAGAGCTGATGCCATGGGTATGGAAAGGTGGTACCCGAGTGGGGACGTGGCCTCCAGGGTGGGGAGACCCTGTAAACCCGAGGTCGCTGGTGGAGCTGAACGCACTGACGGGGGCATCaacgtggggggggggaggacggGGCACTGGGGGGCGCTGAGAGGCGAGGGGACTGCGGTGACATCCAGGCAGGCagtggggagggcaggagggggccCCAGGCGTTGGGTGGCGAACAGGAGAGGAGGAGACAAGTGCGGGAGGGTGGTGGACGGGGACCCCCCAACTCCCCATGGCGGGGGGGGGTTATCTCGCTGGGCCGTACCGCCCTGGACGCCGACCCTGTGGGTGGTTTCGGTGGCGGGCACTCACGGGGTTACAGTGATGGAGAGAGACCCCCgagagtccctgtggagggaggcaGCGGCTCACCCGGCCGAGTGGGCGGCGTCCTCGCGGTCCCCGGGCTCGGCCGCCGCGTCCCGGGGCTGCCGGGCTCCCGTGCTGTCGAGGCCTCCTCCTCGGGCCGCGGCGCGGCGGCTCCGCCATCTCCCAAGCGAACGCTCCGGGCCGCAGCCGGACCCGACTACCGCTGCCGcccgcggggggtggggggagggaagagccGGCGTGCGGCCGGCCGCTCGAGGAGGGACGGAAGCCCCCACCCGGCTACCCCGCAGGCTCCGAGCGTCGCCCGCCCGCGGTGCACGGCCGAGCCCCTCGCGTCTCCCCGACGCGGCCCGTGGCGCGCGTCCACCCGAAGCGGACCCCCCCCACGGCTCCACGCAGGGTGGTACAGTCCGCCGAGCGTCAGGCGCCGACACTCGCGAGCAGGGGCGGGCCGAGTGGGGACGGGCTCGTCCACTCCGCCCCacgcgggggggtggggggaggcgggACCAGCCCGGAAGGGGGCGGGGCCAAACCATCACTCCCACCACTGACGagcccacttcctccctcccgTTTCCCAGGCCGTCCCTGTGAGTGCTTGGAGACTTCCCGTGTATGCCCAAGTTTTTCTTCCAAGGGCCCAAAGACAGTGGGAAAAGATGCTGGGGCTCCGTCTGAAGCCGTTAGAATCCAAACACCCCTGGCCATTGTCTCCCCACAGCAGTTAACGCAATGGACTGTTTAAaggttattttattaaatatcttcAAGGTTTCATTGTAACAAAGCTATGAAGGGTCTAACAACATTCAGaacaaacactattttttttaaattatttctatgtCATCATGCAAAAATTCTGCATCAAATGCCTTCCATTTCCTGTTTAaaaggtgatttcttttttttaaatagtctatTGTCTATAGATGCTGACATTAGCcccagaagaggagaaagaatgctAAGAAGTGGGGCTTGGAGCAGCCATATGAAGCTATGGGTCTCAGTGAACTCTAAGaccatttatttttgtcttcaagCCAGCAAAACCAAAACTCTGGTGAAGGTACTGCGAGCTGGCACTGCAGGCTGCAGGGCAGGAAGGGGTTAGGTAGGTGTAGGGTTTGGGGCATGCATAGGGTGCTTAAGGAACCTGGCTAAATCCAAGCTCCAGCACCCATGAGTTTGTCCTCTTCTTAGCTTGTTCCAAAGCCTGTAGTTTTGACTCTTGTCCAGCTCCTGTGTATGC is from Jaculus jaculus isolate mJacJac1 chromosome 18, mJacJac1.mat.Y.cur, whole genome shotgun sequence and encodes:
- the Ndst2 gene encoding bifunctional heparan sulfate N-deacetylase/N-sulfotransferase 2 isoform X2; this encodes MLQLWKVVRPARQLELHRLILLLIAFSLGSMGFLAYYVSTNPKAKEPLPLPLGDCSSSGAAGPGPARPPVPPRPPRPPETARTEPVVLVFVESAYSQLGQEIVAILESSRFRYSTELAPGRGDMPTLTDHTRGRYVLVIYENLLKYVNLDAWSRELLDRYCVEYGVGIIGFFRAHEHSLLSAQLKGFPLFLHSNLGLRDYQVNPSAPLLHLTRPSRLEPGPLPGEDWTIFQSNHSTYEPVLLASLRPAEPPLPGPVLRRARLPTVVQDLGLHDGIQRVLFGHSLSFWLHKLVFVDAVAYLTGKRLCLDLDRYILVDIDDIFVGKEGTRMKVADVEALLTTQNKLRTIVPNFTFNLGFSGKFYHTGTEEEDEGDDMLLRHRREFWWFPHMWSHMQPHLFHNRSVLADQMRLNKQFALEHGIPTDLGYAVAPHHSGVYPIHTQLYEAWKSVWGIQVTSTEEYPHLRPARYRRGFIHDGIMVLPRQTCGLFTHTIFYNEYPGGSRELDRSIRGGELFLTVLLNPISIFMTHLSNYGNDRLGLYTFESLVRFLQCWTRLRLQTLPPVPLAQKYFELFPQERSPLWQNPCDDKRHKDIWSKEKTCDRLPKFLIVGPQKTGTTAVHFFLSLHPAVTSSFPSPSTFEEIQFFNGPNYHKGIDWYMDFFPVPSNASTDFLFEKSATYFDSEVVPRRGAALLPRAKIITVLTNPADRAYSWYQHQRAHGDPAALNYTFYQVISASSQAPLVLRSLQNRCLVPGYYSTHLQRWLTYYPSGQLLIVDGQELRINPAASMESIQKFLGLMKIKDFGARDLKVVKLAV
- the Ndst2 gene encoding bifunctional heparan sulfate N-deacetylase/N-sulfotransferase 2 isoform X1, producing the protein MLQLWKVVRPARQLELHRLILLLIAFSLGSMGFLAYYVSTNPKAKEPLPLPLGDCSSSGAAGPGPARPPVPPRPPRPPETARTEPVVLVFVESAYSQLGQEIVAILESSRFRYSTELAPGRGDMPTLTDHTRGRYVLVIYENLLKYVNLDAWSRELLDRYCVEYGVGIIGFFRAHEHSLLSAQLKGFPLFLHSNLGLRDYQVNPSAPLLHLTRPSRLEPGPLPGEDWTIFQSNHSTYEPVLLASLRPAEPPLPGPVLRRARLPTVVQDLGLHDGIQRVLFGHSLSFWLHKLVFVDAVAYLTGKRLCLDLDRYILVDIDDIFVGKEGTRMKVADVEALLTTQNKLRTIVPNFTFNLGFSGKFYHTGTEEEDEGDDMLLRHRREFWWFPHMWSHMQPHLFHNRSVLADQMRLNKQFALEHGIPTDLGYAVAPHHSGVYPIHTQLYEAWKSVWGIQVTSTEEYPHLRPARYRRGFIHDGIMVLPRQTCGLFTHTIFYNEYPGGSRELDRSIRGGELFLTVLLNPISIFMTHLSNYGNDRLGLYTFESLVRFLQCWTRLRLQTLPPVPLAQKYFELFPQERSPLWQNPCDDKRHKDIWSKEKTCDRLPKFLIVGPQKTGTTAVHFFLSLHPAVTSSFPSPSTFEEIQFFNGPNYHKGIDWYMDFFPVPSNASTDFLFEKSATYFDSEVVPRRGAALLPRAKIITVLTNPADRAYSWYQHQRAHGDPAALNYTFYQVISASSQAPLVLRSLQNRCLVPGYYSTHLQRWLTYYPSGQLLIVDGQELRINPAASMESIQKFLGITPFLNYTRTLRFDEDKGFWCQGLESGKTRCLGKSKGRRYPDMDTESRLYLTDFFRNHNLELSKLLNRLGQPIPSWLREELQHSSVG